From the genome of Corallococcus macrosporus DSM 14697:
ATGTTGAAGCCGGCGCGGACGAAGCCGGCGGGGTTCGAGGACGCCGTCCCCGGCGCGATGTCCAGCAGCCGGCTCGTCACCCAGGGGCGGCCGGCGCTGTACCAGACCTCGCGCCCGTGCCCCGCCGTCTCCGCGGAGAAGAACAGCCAGCCCGACTCGGCCGTGAGCGCCAGCGGGCTGCTCCCCACCGGGCCGGGCTCGAGGTCGCGCACCAGCAGCGTGCCCTGCGCCGTGCCGTTGCTGCGCCACAGCTCGCGGCCATGCACCCCGTCATCCGCGGTGAAGTACAGCTCGCCGTCCAACGCGACCAGGTCCTTGGGCATCGAGCCCTCCGGCCCGGGCCGGAGGTCCATGACCAGCCCCGTCCCCTCCGGCGAGCCGTCGCTGCGCCACAGCTCGCCGCCGTGGATGGCGTCGCCCGGGTTGCCGTACCAGTCGCTCGCGCCCGCGAGGAAGTACAGCGCGTCATCCAGCGCGGTGAGGTGCGCCGGGTAGTCCCCTGGGAAGGTCCAGACGCGCTCGGCGGTCAACCGCCCCTGGTGCGCCACCCAGAGCTCGGCCCGCTCCGTGCCCGGGTCCAACAGGAAGAAGAGGTGCCGGCCCGCCGCCGTCAGCCCGAAAATCACCCCGGCCCCCTGCCGGGAGAACACCTGGCGGGGCCGGCCCCGGGCGTCCACCCACCAGAGCACCGTCTCCGCGACGCTGGAGGACACCAGCGCCACGCCCCCGCCCCACGCCGTCAACGGCCCCAGGGACAGCGCGCCGGCGCCGGGCAGGAACGCCTGCACCCGCTCCGTGCCCTTCTCCGTGCCGTCGGAGCGCCACAGCTCGCGGCCCGCCACCCCGTCATCCGCCGTGAAGTAGAGGGCCCCGTCCACCTCGGTGAGGAACTCCGGCGCCGCGCCCACCGGCCCGCGCCGCACGTCCCGCACCAGCGCCGTGCCCTCCGCCGTCCCGTCGGTGCGCCACAGCTCCGCGCCGTGCACGCCGTCATCCGCGACGAAGAAGACCTTGTCGCCCACCCGCGTCAGGTTCCGCGGCTGCGAGCCCGCCGCCCCCGAGCGCACGTCCTTCACCCGCGCCGTCTGCCGCCCCGCGTCGCTCGTCGCCCACAGCTCGCGGCCACTCACGCCGTCATCCGCGCTGAAGACCACGGCCGCGCCCGCCCTCGCCAGTTCCTGGGGGCCCGAGCCCGAAGGCCCCGGCCGGATGTCCCGCAGCCGCTCGGCCCTGTCGCTGCACACCGCCCAGGGCCGCGAAAACAGGCCGGGCGCGACGCCCTCGGGCGCCGCTGTCGAGACGTCGACAGAGGCCTGCGACGCCAGGGCCCTCCGCGCCCGCTCCGCCCCCGATTCGCCTTCCTCCAGCGGCACGGCCCCCGCGGCGCCCCCGCAGAGCAGCAACACCCCCACTGGAATGGCACGCCATGACGTCATGTATGCAGCCCTCGTCCCCGGCGTCACGCCGGCCCTCGCCGCTGGAACTGGAAAGTGTCACCCATGCCGGAAGCTCCTACTCGGACCCGGGGAGGAAAGGCGCGTCTGCTGTCCGTCATCACGCGACGGCGGACGACTTTTGCCGACAGCGCAACACTGGGGCCCCCTCGCCCCAGCGCCTTTCAAGCTCTCAACGAGAGAGACGCCAGTACGGCCCCGCCGGTATCTCGGATTTCGCCGTCACAGCGCCGTCACACCGGCGCGTCGTGTGCTCAACCGCCGGAGCGGAGCGCCTTGAGGGCCTCGCGGAAGAGGGCCTGGAAGGTGGCGTCCGGCCCCAGCCGCTCCCCGGCCAGGTCCGCGGCCTTCTCCGCCTGGGGCTGCTTGTAGCCGAGGTTGAGCAGCGCGGAGACCAGGTCCGAGAGGGCCCCGCTGGGGGCGGCCGGCGCGGTGCCACGCGACACCGCCTCCAGGTGGATGTTCTTCACCTTGTCCTTGAGCTCCAGCACCAGCCGCTCGGCGGTCTTCTTCCCCACGCCGTGAATCTTCGCCAGCCGCGCCACCTCGCCGCGCGACAGCGCCGCCACCAGCTCCGGCACCTCCATGCCGGACATCACCATCAGCGACAGCCGGGGCCCCACGCGGGACACGCTGTTGAGCAGCAGGAACACCTCTTCCTCGCCCTTCGTCAGGAAGCCGAAGAGGTCGAAGGCGTCCTCGCGCACCACGGTGCGCACGCGCACGTCCACCGGCTGCCCCTCCGCCGGCAGCTTCCCCAGCGTCAGCGTGGAGAAGTTCACCCGGTAGCCCACGCCGCCCACGTCGATGGTGGCGTCCTCCAGGTCCTTCTCCAGCACCGTCCCACGCAACCGCGAAATCATCTCGCCTCCGGGCGCCGGTACGCGGGCGCCAGCCGGTCCGCCAGCAGCGCCGCCGCGCCCTTGCGCTTCTTGCCCGCCGCGGGCGCCGCCGGTACCGCGGCCCGCCCCTGGTTCAGGTGACACAGCGCCACCGCCAGCGCGTCGCTCGCGTCCGCGCGCTCCAGCACCGACGCATCCAGGTCCAGGAAGGTGCGCACCATCCGCGCCACCGCGTCCTTCCCGTCCGCGCCGCCAGCGCCCACCGCCTTCTTCACCTTCGCCGGCGCATATTCGAAGACGGGCAGCCCCGCCTGCGCCGCCGCCAGCAGCGCCACGCCGCGCGCATGTCCCAGCACCAGCGCGCTGCGCGCGTTGCGGAAGGTGAACACGCCCTCCACCGCCACCGCGGCCGGGCGGTACTTCACCAGCGCCGCCGTCAGCGCGCCGTGCAGGTCCCGCAGGCGGTCCGACAGCGGCAGCGCCGGGTCGCCCTTGATGACGCCGTGGCCCACGTGCACCAGCCGGCCCCGCTTCTCCTCCACCACCCCGAAGCCCATGAACCGGCTCCCCGGGTCAACGCCAAGCACGCGCACGTTCCGCTCCGTTCCGGACCACCGCTACTGCAACAGCGAGTCCAGCATCGAGTCTTCGATTTCGTAGTTCCCGTGCACGTTCTGCACGTCGTCGTTCTCCTCGAGCGCGTCCAGCAGCTTCAGGAGCTTCTTCGCGGCGTCCACGTCCAGCGCGACGGTGTTCTGGGGGAAGAACCCCCAGCGCTGCTGCGAAAGCGGCAGGCCCGCCTCCTGGAGCCGCCCCGCCACCGTGTGCAGGTCCGCCGCCGCGGTGCGCACCTCGGCGCCCTCGTCCCCCAGCATGATGACGTCCTCGGCGCCCGCGTCGATGGCCTGCTCCATGAGCTGATCCTCCGAGGGGCCCTGCTTCACGCCGATGACGCCCTTCTTCTG
Proteins encoded in this window:
- the ruvC gene encoding crossover junction endodeoxyribonuclease RuvC, with amino-acid sequence MRVLGVDPGSRFMGFGVVEEKRGRLVHVGHGVIKGDPALPLSDRLRDLHGALTAALVKYRPAAVAVEGVFTFRNARSALVLGHARGVALLAAAQAGLPVFEYAPAKVKKAVGAGGADGKDAVARMVRTFLDLDASVLERADASDALAVALCHLNQGRAAVPAAPAAGKKRKGAAALLADRLAPAYRRPEAR
- the ruvA gene encoding Holliday junction branch migration protein RuvA codes for the protein MISRLRGTVLEKDLEDATIDVGGVGYRVNFSTLTLGKLPAEGQPVDVRVRTVVREDAFDLFGFLTKGEEEVFLLLNSVSRVGPRLSLMVMSGMEVPELVAALSRGEVARLAKIHGVGKKTAERLVLELKDKVKNIHLEAVSRGTAPAAPSGALSDLVSALLNLGYKQPQAEKAADLAGERLGPDATFQALFREALKALRSGG
- a CDS encoding ELWxxDGT repeat protein, which gives rise to MTSWRAIPVGVLLLCGGAAGAVPLEEGESGAERARRALASQASVDVSTAAPEGVAPGLFSRPWAVCSDRAERLRDIRPGPSGSGPQELARAGAAVVFSADDGVSGRELWATSDAGRQTARVKDVRSGAAGSQPRNLTRVGDKVFFVADDGVHGAELWRTDGTAEGTALVRDVRRGPVGAAPEFLTEVDGALYFTADDGVAGRELWRSDGTEKGTERVQAFLPGAGALSLGPLTAWGGGVALVSSSVAETVLWWVDARGRPRQVFSRQGAGVIFGLTAAGRHLFFLLDPGTERAELWVAHQGRLTAERVWTFPGDYPAHLTALDDALYFLAGASDWYGNPGDAIHGGELWRSDGSPEGTGLVMDLRPGPEGSMPKDLVALDGELYFTADDGVHGRELWRSNGTAQGTLLVRDLEPGPVGSSPLALTAESGWLFFSAETAGHGREVWYSAGRPWVTSRLLDIAPGTASSNPAGFVRAGFNIFFSASDGARDLEVYAVPFRPWWLCFAKDC